From a region of the Desulfovibrio sp. genome:
- a CDS encoding transporter substrate-binding domain-containing protein, with amino-acid sequence MRGLFAGIFLLIALATYAAAAPPAPALASDSPPPVIITLPRDNEPYSFASMFGEPSGMLVEIWRLWGEKTGREVKFRMGDWADTISDIRSGQANIHSGLFRTAHRSQFMEFGPPLYPSRIVLITASGINADLERMASSTISVLRGSQIETYLRTHYPNLHLLSFTSFKDMVLAVAGGQAQGVVGPPLAVLNAIDRLGLHEKFSTEPVRLYEDDIRPAVSKGNTEMMALVERGLSQISRAELIAIEEYWIRVPMLREIDKMRRPLNLTRQERQWLEAHSQWKIGILKDAAPLAFINNQGRFDGIGADILRAVADILGVDVQLHHTGSGRDLGSALAAQYVDMVPFSEKLTVPQDTPPLSSLLFYLPLDVVTKSTASFSVIRPRDLAKKTVAVLAYPDLLAQMERMIPSLVVVPVQNMDEAFSGLRLGRYDAIVGPSVSVGYAMTNGTHDDLRHTRLPDLRYAAQIAIRADWPELRSIFEKTLENIPYANLMEMAQRWTTLRIETNVDWERIKQVGGILGLLAASLLAVILVANRRLARQSQATQKALTALRQRERQLKAVMDNQPSMVALVDADGRFILANRQFELFIGRTADSILGKRNEDILRPEIAAEATRSDIIVLGTGEPLTEQVAYHNAMGELRDIDICKVPLKDDEGNISGIVVTGTDITERRTAERQALRTQTEMAQIFNAAGSAMRVLDTNRTVLQANDAYLKLHGYTREDVIGSRCSEYTHDKEKCPSCAVTRVLNGQPKAAETTMHRRKDGDERYCDIVATPFLSPEGEMLGVIEDCRDVTDLVESQKVMQRAALAAEEANRAKSEFLANMSHEIRTPMNAIIGMSYLALQTELTNKQHGYLNSIKNSAKSLLHIINDILDFSKIEAGRMDIEQVDFELDEVLQGLASLDAVKLADGKVELQLDVEPDVPFTLVGDPLRLGQVLINLVGNAIKFTDQGEVVVRVRHQSTVNNRMTLLFSVSDTGVGMTEEQMEKLFHAFSQADMSTTRRFGGTGLGLSISKKLVEIMGGSIFVESTLNQGSTFYFTVPFELPQAGHSVMTELLALSDMRVLVLSRSQSAREKLCKTLTGLGMRNTEEIDGDDAARLLQAAAAANDPFEAILIDWIRPNEKSLQKASWLQNLDGAGAPVIIMASMPDMDEFTAQANAAGIKQVVAKPLSRTMLLQTIQEAAQSKRQRPDIRQPDENVPFLPVSGVENQRVLLAEDNEINQLVAKELLESMGLAVDIADNGRMALEMLALNDYAAVFMDIQMPEMDGYEATRLVRANPLLRGLPIIALTAHGMVGDREKCLKAGMDDHISKPIDPQALADMVARWCSKSGQHSQT; translated from the coding sequence ATGCGCGGCCTTTTCGCTGGAATCTTTTTACTTATAGCACTTGCAACCTATGCAGCTGCCGCTCCTCCAGCACCGGCCCTTGCTTCCGACTCCCCGCCTCCTGTCATCATCACCCTTCCCCGTGACAACGAACCATATTCATTTGCATCCATGTTTGGCGAGCCTTCGGGCATGCTGGTGGAAATATGGCGCCTGTGGGGCGAAAAAACTGGCCGAGAAGTCAAGTTTCGCATGGGCGACTGGGCAGATACCATCAGCGACATCCGGTCCGGACAGGCCAACATCCATAGCGGGCTTTTCCGTACCGCGCACCGCTCGCAGTTTATGGAATTTGGCCCCCCGCTCTATCCCTCGCGCATAGTTCTGATTACGGCCTCGGGTATCAACGCAGACCTTGAGCGCATGGCTTCGTCCACAATTTCAGTGCTCAGGGGTTCGCAGATAGAGACCTACCTGCGTACCCACTACCCCAACCTGCACCTGCTGTCGTTTACCTCGTTCAAAGACATGGTGCTGGCGGTGGCCGGAGGGCAGGCACAGGGCGTGGTGGGCCCACCCCTGGCTGTGCTCAATGCCATTGACCGGCTCGGCCTCCACGAAAAATTTTCCACAGAACCAGTGCGCCTGTATGAAGATGATATTCGCCCCGCCGTATCCAAGGGCAATACGGAAATGATGGCGCTTGTGGAGCGGGGACTGTCGCAGATTTCGCGTGCGGAACTCATTGCCATTGAAGAATACTGGATCAGAGTACCCATGCTGCGCGAAATTGATAAAATGCGCCGCCCCCTGAACCTCACCCGTCAGGAAAGACAATGGCTGGAAGCCCATTCACAGTGGAAAATAGGCATTCTAAAAGATGCCGCCCCCCTGGCCTTCATCAACAATCAGGGCCGGTTTGACGGTATTGGTGCTGATATTCTGCGGGCAGTGGCCGACATCCTTGGCGTGGACGTGCAGTTGCACCATACCGGCAGCGGCCGGGATCTTGGGTCGGCGCTGGCCGCACAGTACGTGGACATGGTGCCCTTTAGCGAAAAGCTCACGGTGCCACAGGATACCCCGCCTCTGAGCAGCCTGCTGTTTTATCTGCCGCTTGATGTGGTCACCAAGTCCACTGCCAGTTTTTCCGTTATCCGCCCCCGCGATCTGGCCAAAAAAACAGTGGCAGTTCTGGCATATCCAGACCTTTTGGCCCAGATGGAAAGGATGATTCCATCGCTGGTTGTTGTGCCTGTGCAGAATATGGACGAAGCGTTTAGCGGCCTGCGTCTTGGCCGATACGATGCCATTGTGGGGCCTTCCGTATCTGTGGGCTATGCCATGACCAACGGCACGCATGACGACCTGCGCCACACCCGCCTGCCCGACCTGCGTTATGCCGCCCAGATTGCCATTCGAGCCGACTGGCCCGAATTGCGAAGCATTTTTGAAAAAACCCTTGAAAACATTCCCTATGCCAACCTCATGGAGATGGCCCAGCGCTGGACGACCCTGCGCATTGAAACCAATGTGGACTGGGAACGCATCAAGCAGGTGGGGGGCATTTTGGGTTTGCTGGCTGCCAGCCTGCTTGCCGTCATACTGGTTGCCAACCGTCGGCTGGCCCGCCAGAGCCAGGCCACACAAAAGGCCCTTACAGCTCTGCGCCAGCGCGAGCGCCAGCTCAAGGCCGTAATGGACAACCAGCCAAGCATGGTTGCGCTGGTTGATGCAGATGGCCGGTTTATTCTTGCAAACAGGCAATTTGAGCTGTTTATCGGCCGCACGGCCGATTCCATTCTTGGCAAACGCAACGAGGATATTCTACGCCCTGAAATTGCCGCAGAGGCGACACGTTCCGACATCATCGTGCTTGGCACCGGGGAACCGCTTACAGAGCAGGTGGCCTATCACAATGCAATGGGCGAGCTGCGCGATATCGACATCTGCAAGGTTCCCCTCAAGGACGATGAAGGCAATATTTCCGGCATTGTTGTCACGGGTACAGACATTACGGAGCGGCGCACGGCAGAGCGGCAGGCCCTGCGCACCCAGACAGAAATGGCCCAGATATTCAACGCAGCTGGCAGCGCCATGCGCGTGCTCGATACCAACCGAACGGTTTTGCAGGCCAACGATGCCTACCTGAAACTGCACGGCTATACGCGCGAAGATGTCATTGGCTCACGCTGCTCGGAATACACCCACGACAAGGAAAAATGCCCCTCGTGCGCGGTGACGCGCGTGCTCAATGGCCAGCCCAAGGCCGCAGAAACAACCATGCACCGCCGCAAGGACGGCGACGAACGGTACTGCGATATTGTGGCAACGCCCTTTCTGTCACCCGAGGGCGAAATGCTTGGGGTTATTGAAGACTGCCGCGATGTGACCGATCTGGTGGAAAGCCAAAAGGTCATGCAGCGGGCGGCCCTGGCTGCAGAAGAAGCCAACCGTGCCAAGAGCGAATTTCTGGCAAACATGAGCCATGAAATCCGTACCCCCATGAACGCCATCATAGGCATGTCATATCTTGCCCTGCAGACAGAGCTGACCAACAAGCAGCACGGCTACCTGAACAGCATCAAGAATTCTGCCAAATCGCTGCTGCATATCATCAATGATATTCTGGACTTTTCGAAGATCGAAGCCGGGCGCATGGACATTGAGCAGGTTGATTTCGAGCTGGATGAAGTGCTGCAGGGGCTTGCCAGCCTGGATGCCGTGAAGCTGGCCGACGGCAAGGTTGAACTGCAGCTGGATGTGGAGCCTGATGTTCCCTTTACCCTTGTGGGCGATCCCTTGCGTCTTGGGCAGGTGCTCATAAACCTGGTTGGCAATGCCATCAAGTTTACGGATCAGGGCGAAGTTGTGGTGCGTGTGCGGCATCAGTCTACCGTAAACAACAGGATGACCCTGCTTTTCAGCGTGAGTGATACCGGCGTGGGCATGACCGAAGAACAGATGGAAAAGCTCTTCCACGCATTTTCGCAGGCCGACATGTCTACCACACGGCGGTTTGGCGGTACGGGCCTTGGGCTTTCCATCTCCAAAAAACTTGTGGAGATAATGGGCGGCAGTATCTTTGTAGAGAGTACTCTCAACCAGGGCAGCACATTCTATTTCACCGTGCCTTTTGAGCTGCCGCAGGCGGGCCACAGCGTCATGACAGAGCTGCTGGCGCTCTCTGACATGCGGGTGCTGGTGCTCAGCCGCTCGCAGTCTGCCCGCGAAAAGCTTTGCAAAACACTTACCGGCCTTGGCATGAGGAATACCGAAGAAATTGACGGCGACGATGCCGCGCGTCTGCTGCAGGCCGCCGCTGCGGCAAATGATCCTTTTGAGGCAATACTGATCGACTGGATACGCCCCAACGAAAAAAGCCTGCAAAAGGCAAGCTGGTTGCAAAATCTTGATGGCGCGGGCGCGCCTGTCATTATCATGGCCAGCATGCCGGACATGGACGAATTTACCGCACAGGCCAACGCTGCGGGCATCAAGCAGGTGGTTGCCAAGCCCCTGAGCAGAACAATGCTGCTGCAAACCATTCAGGAAGCGGCACAGAGCAAAAGGCAGCGGCCCGATATTCGCCAGCCCGACGAAAACGTGCCCTTCCTGCCTGTATCCGGGGTTGAAAACCAGCGCGTGCTGCTGGCCGAAGACAATGAAATCAACCAGCTTGTGGCCAAGGAACTGCTTGAGAGCATGGGCCTTGCCGTTGATATTGCCGACAATGGCCGCATGGCCCTGGAAATGCTTGCGCTCAATGATTATGCCGCTGTTTTCATGGATATTCAGATGCCAGAAATGGACGGCTACGAAGCCACACGCCTTGTGCGGGCCAACCCCCTGTTGCGCGGGCTGCCCATTATCGCCCTTACGGCCCACGGCATGGTGGGCGACAGGGAAAAATGCCTCAAGGCAGGTATGGACGACCACATTTCCAAACCCATCGACCCGCAGGCTCTCGCCGACATGGTTGCGCGCTGGTGCAGCAAGAGCGGGCAACACTCACAAACCTAG
- a CDS encoding chloride channel protein, translating to MPFFSPIPPTLRDLDALRSIGVKRVILQAMATGGITGGVIGLFRFSYDHINEALVQAVHRHNIYDPAVAACLFGGLAVLGLLALLALRIEPLVSGSGIPQIELMVRGQMRMNWLRVLLCKFAGTLVSLSGGLSVGREGPSIMMGAAVGAGVGNLWGERNEQSLPRYLVGGCVAGLTAAFGAPIAGMFFAFEEMKTILSAPMLLFTGVCALSAWFVVQVVFGFGLVFPFAEQPFIHWTQWWVIPAAGVLMGVLGAFYNLVLLRLTLWADSSPLMPRPLRALLPFMAAGALLYLCPQVLVGFGISTLQLEQLPLPLLGLFGLLAVKMAFSWISFASGVSGGLLMPVLLMGSTGGACMASGLLAADVISAEQTATVLTLGMTGLFAGSVRAPLTGAFLLLEMTGSFHNMPAVVLTAYIAAFTANALHSEPVYDSLRARCIALAGATAKNDNKGNDPDASASAEQLQK from the coding sequence GTGCCTTTTTTCAGCCCCATTCCTCCAACGCTGCGCGATCTTGATGCCCTGCGCAGCATCGGCGTCAAGCGCGTTATTTTGCAGGCCATGGCCACTGGCGGCATTACCGGCGGTGTCATAGGCCTGTTTCGCTTCAGCTACGACCATATCAACGAAGCCCTCGTGCAGGCAGTACACCGCCACAATATTTATGATCCCGCCGTGGCGGCCTGCCTTTTTGGCGGGCTGGCCGTTCTTGGCCTGCTGGCCCTGCTGGCTCTGCGCATCGAGCCCCTTGTGAGCGGCAGCGGTATTCCGCAGATAGAGCTTATGGTGCGCGGGCAAATGCGCATGAACTGGCTGCGCGTATTACTGTGCAAGTTCGCGGGAACCCTGGTTTCGCTCAGCGGCGGGCTTTCCGTTGGCCGCGAAGGGCCGTCCATTATGATGGGCGCGGCAGTGGGCGCAGGCGTCGGGAATCTGTGGGGCGAACGCAATGAGCAAAGCCTGCCCCGCTACCTTGTGGGCGGCTGCGTGGCCGGTCTGACAGCGGCCTTTGGCGCGCCAATCGCGGGCATGTTCTTTGCCTTTGAAGAAATGAAAACCATCCTCAGCGCCCCCATGCTGCTGTTTACGGGCGTGTGCGCGCTTTCCGCATGGTTTGTGGTACAGGTCGTTTTTGGGTTCGGCCTTGTGTTTCCCTTTGCGGAGCAGCCCTTCATCCACTGGACGCAGTGGTGGGTCATTCCCGCTGCCGGGGTGCTCATGGGCGTACTGGGAGCTTTTTATAATCTTGTGCTGCTGCGCCTCACGCTCTGGGCCGACAGCAGCCCCCTCATGCCCCGCCCTCTGCGCGCGCTGTTGCCCTTCATGGCGGCTGGCGCGCTGCTCTACCTTTGCCCGCAGGTGCTGGTGGGCTTTGGCATCAGCACCTTGCAGCTTGAGCAGCTGCCCCTGCCCCTGCTGGGTCTGTTTGGCCTGCTGGCGGTAAAGATGGCCTTTTCGTGGATAAGCTTTGCCTCTGGCGTGTCTGGCGGCCTGCTCATGCCCGTGCTTCTCATGGGCTCCACTGGCGGGGCGTGCATGGCCTCTGGCCTGCTGGCCGCAGATGTCATAAGTGCAGAGCAGACAGCCACAGTACTTACTCTCGGCATGACCGGGCTTTTTGCGGGCTCGGTGCGCGCGCCCCTGACCGGCGCTTTTTTGCTGCTCGAGATGACTGGCTCGTTCCACAACATGCCTGCTGTGGTGCTTACGGCCTACATTGCCGCTTTTACTGCCAACGCCCTGCACTCTGAACCGGTGTACGACAGTCTGCGCGCCCGCTGCATTGCTCTTGCTGGCGCAACTGCAAAAAACGACAACAAAGGCAATGATCCCGATGCGTCAGCCAGTGCAGAGCAACTGCAAAAATGA
- a CDS encoding AMP-binding protein — translation MTRKDRTEGIYSRREVLDESERRQYCLIQLKDLLSYAYRYSEDVKKRFDRAQFNVEKFKTLTDIKHIPILKKKELIFLQSMGPRLGGLLTKDIGELKRIFLSPGPIFDPEDRGEDYWGYTEAFYSVGFRPGDAVQNTFNYQLTPAGLMFEEPLRNLGCAVIPAGPTDAATQLDIMQKLRVSGYVGTPSFLMHLAQKAEEKGLNLRKDLFLEVAFVTGERLSEKMRSQMEKKYDLVMRQGYGTADVGCIGYECFHKTGLHIANRCYVEICHPDTGIPLKDGEVGEIVVTAFNKTYPLIRLATGDLSYIDRSPCACGRTSPRLGSIVGRVDTTARIMGMFVYPHQVEQVMSRFEEIKRWQIEVTNPGGIDEMTLFVETSGFKREEELLHQFREKIKLRPELRVLAPGSLPPQIRPIEDKRHWD, via the coding sequence ATGACCCGTAAAGACCGCACAGAAGGCATATACAGCCGCCGTGAAGTACTGGATGAGAGTGAGCGCCGCCAGTACTGCCTTATTCAGCTCAAAGATTTGCTCTCCTACGCCTACCGCTATTCAGAAGACGTTAAAAAGCGCTTCGACCGTGCGCAGTTTAATGTGGAGAAATTCAAGACTCTTACCGATATAAAACACATTCCCATCCTGAAGAAGAAAGAACTTATCTTCCTTCAGTCCATGGGGCCGCGCCTGGGCGGTCTGCTCACCAAGGATATCGGCGAACTCAAGCGCATCTTTTTGTCGCCTGGGCCCATTTTCGATCCCGAAGACCGTGGAGAAGACTACTGGGGCTATACCGAAGCCTTCTATTCCGTTGGCTTCCGTCCCGGCGACGCCGTGCAGAACACGTTCAACTACCAGTTGACGCCCGCTGGCCTCATGTTTGAAGAGCCGCTGCGCAATCTGGGCTGCGCGGTTATTCCCGCCGGCCCCACCGACGCCGCCACCCAGCTCGACATCATGCAGAAGCTGCGCGTCTCCGGCTATGTGGGCACTCCCAGCTTTCTCATGCACCTTGCCCAGAAGGCCGAAGAAAAAGGCCTTAACCTGCGCAAGGATCTTTTCCTCGAAGTGGCCTTTGTCACCGGCGAACGCCTGTCTGAAAAGATGCGCTCGCAGATGGAAAAAAAGTACGACCTCGTCATGCGTCAGGGCTACGGCACGGCCGACGTGGGCTGCATCGGTTACGAATGCTTCCACAAAACTGGCCTGCACATCGCCAACCGCTGCTATGTGGAAATCTGCCATCCCGACACGGGTATCCCGCTGAAGGACGGCGAAGTGGGCGAAATCGTGGTTACGGCCTTCAACAAGACCTACCCGCTGATCCGCCTTGCCACGGGCGACCTTTCGTACATCGACCGCAGCCCCTGCGCCTGCGGCCGTACCAGCCCGCGCCTTGGCAGCATTGTGGGCCGCGTGGATACTACCGCCCGCATCATGGGCATGTTTGTGTACCCGCACCAGGTTGAACAGGTCATGAGCCGCTTTGAAGAAATCAAGCGTTGGCAGATCGAAGTCACCAACCCCGGCGGCATCGATGAAATGACCCTGTTTGTGGAAACCAGCGGTTTCAAGCGCGAAGAAGAGCTGCTGCACCAGTTCCGCGAAAAGATCAAACTGCGCCCCGAACTGCGCGTGCTGGCTCCCGGCAGCCTGCCCCCGCAGATCAGGCCCATCGAAGACAAGCGTCACTGGGATTAA
- a CDS encoding YibE/F family protein, whose translation MRQHDEKNTLSGSVTDESRAGQPAAGAVEQQTQRLMAEAHRPLRSTRRDTLLCTVLALACIALYLLPTGFENRLPANAVRCRATVLSVDNERVHQYGIVRMGTQYVTMRALDGPYAGQTWQAGNDLVGKMELDKVFAPGDTALLVLTLRDGKVADAVAQDHYRLHTQAVAFGIFALLLLVFAGVTGLKALLSFVFSALMIWKALVPALLRDVDPILLGLGVTTAITGATILLVGGMNRRGVAAWLGSLLGIATTCALALIFAGPFQLHGAVRPYAETVLYSGYPHLNMTRIFLASIFMASSGALMDLAMDVAASMAELAAQSPGISRRAALASGLRVGRAVVGTMTTTLLLAYSGGYIATLMLFMAQGIPLENALNLPFVSAEIMNTLVGSIGLVTVAPFTALTGTWLLIRPEAAGPAHAREPANAAGAASGGNNDAP comes from the coding sequence ATGCGGCAGCATGATGAAAAAAATACCTTGTCGGGCTCCGTAACAGATGAGAGCAGGGCCGGGCAGCCAGCTGCGGGTGCAGTGGAGCAGCAGACGCAGAGACTGATGGCAGAGGCGCACAGGCCCCTGCGGTCAACCCGGCGTGACACCCTGCTGTGCACGGTGCTGGCGCTGGCCTGTATTGCACTCTATCTGCTGCCCACGGGTTTTGAAAACCGCCTGCCCGCAAACGCGGTGCGCTGCCGTGCCACGGTGCTGAGCGTGGACAACGAGCGGGTGCACCAGTATGGCATTGTGCGCATGGGTACGCAGTATGTGACCATGCGCGCGCTGGATGGCCCCTATGCCGGGCAAACCTGGCAGGCTGGCAATGACCTTGTGGGCAAGATGGAGCTGGATAAAGTATTTGCCCCCGGTGACACAGCCTTGCTGGTGCTTACCCTGCGTGACGGCAAGGTGGCCGACGCCGTGGCGCAGGATCATTACCGGCTGCACACCCAGGCCGTGGCCTTTGGCATATTCGCCCTGTTGCTGCTGGTTTTTGCAGGGGTAACCGGGCTGAAGGCGCTGCTTTCTTTTGTGTTTTCTGCCCTGATGATCTGGAAGGCGCTGGTTCCCGCACTGCTGCGCGATGTGGATCCCATTTTGCTGGGGCTGGGCGTGACCACGGCCATCACCGGGGCTACCATTTTGCTGGTGGGCGGCATGAACCGACGAGGGGTAGCCGCGTGGCTGGGCTCGCTGCTGGGCATTGCCACCACCTGTGCGCTGGCCCTGATTTTTGCGGGGCCATTTCAGCTGCACGGCGCTGTGCGGCCCTATGCGGAAACCGTGCTCTATTCCGGTTATCCGCACCTCAACATGACGCGCATCTTTCTTGCCAGCATATTCATGGCTTCTTCTGGCGCGCTGATGGATCTTGCCATGGATGTGGCTGCCAGCATGGCCGAGCTGGCGGCGCAAAGCCCCGGCATTTCGCGGCGGGCTGCGCTGGCCTCGGGCCTGCGGGTGGGCCGCGCCGTGGTGGGAACCATGACCACAACCCTGCTGCTGGCCTATTCCGGCGGCTACATCGCCACCCTCATGCTGTTCATGGCGCAGGGTATTCCGCTGGAAAACGCCCTCAACCTGCCCTTTGTTTCCGCAGAAATAATGAACACCCTGGTGGGCAGCATCGGCCTTGTGACGGTAGCGCCCTTTACCGCGCTTACAGGCACGTGGCTGCTGATCCGGCCAGAGGCTGCGGGGCCAGCGCATGCGCGAGAGCCCGCCAATGCCGCCGGGGCAGCGAGTGGCGGCAACAATGATGCGCCATAG
- a CDS encoding alkaline phosphatase: MAQFRWHNAARAVFILCVMLFGFMGVAQAGQAKYVILLIGDGMGMAQRNAAELYLAAQKGDTTPGIVKLNMSQLPVQGATTTYSIDSLITDSAAAGTAMACGVKTTNRGLGVDGKNVPVVSIAEMARDSGMKVGIVTSVSLDHATPGSFYAHQPSRKNYYEIGLELAASRMDYFAGGGFLDPSGKKSKMEGDKRNVLDAIRTSGFHYVNSAQDFRALKPGKERVVFVNPRLQDEEAMTYAMDAAAGDVSLAEMARKGFELLDNPKGFFMMVEGGKVDWACHANDAVSSITDVLAFDSAVAEAMRFMAKHPDETLVIVTGDHETGGMSIGFAGTKYDSYHTRLKNQKISYVAFDEKFSAFRKAHPQARLEDVLPMVKENFGLVVLPEAEAAALPKEGEAAGMVLKPYEVEELRAAFERSMQGGERKNQSDQDYLLYGEYEPFTVTLTHLLNQKSGIAWTTYSHTGVPVLTSAGGVGAERFGGFYDNTDIFSRMAEVMGLKKAAAAVSGSASGVGVLTQAAN; this comes from the coding sequence ATGGCCCAGTTTCGTTGGCACAATGCCGCGCGCGCGGTGTTTATTCTCTGCGTCATGCTGTTTGGTTTTATGGGTGTTGCCCAGGCGGGGCAGGCCAAGTACGTTATTCTGCTCATAGGCGACGGCATGGGCATGGCCCAGCGCAATGCGGCCGAGCTGTATCTGGCCGCGCAAAAGGGCGATACCACCCCCGGCATCGTCAAGCTCAACATGAGCCAGCTGCCCGTGCAGGGCGCTACCACCACCTATTCCATCGATTCGCTCATCACCGATTCTGCCGCCGCCGGTACGGCCATGGCCTGTGGCGTCAAAACCACCAACCGTGGCCTTGGTGTGGACGGCAAGAACGTACCTGTGGTTTCCATTGCCGAGATGGCTCGTGACAGCGGCATGAAGGTGGGCATTGTGACCAGCGTTTCGCTCGATCACGCCACCCCCGGTTCGTTTTACGCCCATCAGCCCAGCCGCAAAAATTATTACGAAATCGGCCTTGAACTGGCCGCCAGCCGCATGGACTATTTTGCTGGCGGCGGTTTTCTTGATCCTTCGGGCAAGAAGTCCAAGATGGAGGGCGACAAACGCAACGTGCTCGACGCCATACGCACCAGCGGATTCCACTACGTAAACAGCGCCCAGGATTTTCGCGCCCTCAAGCCCGGCAAGGAGCGCGTGGTTTTCGTCAATCCGCGCCTGCAGGACGAAGAGGCCATGACCTACGCCATGGACGCGGCGGCGGGCGATGTTTCGCTGGCCGAGATGGCGCGCAAGGGTTTTGAACTGCTCGACAACCCCAAGGGCTTTTTCATGATGGTCGAAGGCGGCAAGGTTGACTGGGCCTGCCATGCCAACGATGCCGTAAGCTCCATCACCGACGTGCTGGCCTTTGACTCCGCCGTGGCCGAGGCCATGCGCTTTATGGCAAAACATCCCGATGAAACTCTGGTCATCGTTACGGGCGACCACGAAACCGGTGGCATGTCCATTGGTTTTGCGGGCACAAAGTACGATTCGTACCACACCCGTCTGAAAAACCAGAAAATTTCCTACGTGGCCTTTGACGAAAAGTTCAGCGCATTCCGCAAGGCGCATCCTCAGGCCAGACTTGAGGACGTGTTGCCCATGGTTAAAGAAAATTTTGGTCTTGTTGTGCTGCCTGAAGCCGAAGCCGCAGCCCTGCCCAAGGAAGGCGAAGCCGCAGGCATGGTGCTGAAGCCCTACGAGGTTGAAGAACTGCGCGCCGCCTTTGAGCGCAGCATGCAGGGCGGTGAACGCAAGAACCAGAGCGATCAGGACTACCTGCTGTACGGCGAATACGAGCCCTTTACCGTTACCCTCACCCACCTGCTCAACCAGAAGTCGGGCATCGCCTGGACAACGTATTCGCATACCGGCGTGCCGGTGCTGACCTCTGCCGGTGGAGTGGGTGCAGAACGTTTTGGCGGTTTTTACGACAATACAGACATTTTTTCGCGCATGGCTGAAGTCATGGGGCTGAAAAAAGCCGCTGCTGCGGTATCCGGCTCAGCCTCAGGGGTTGGTGTTTTGACTCAGGCCGCCAACTAG